From the Lathyrus oleraceus cultivar Zhongwan6 chromosome 4, CAAS_Psat_ZW6_1.0, whole genome shotgun sequence genome, one window contains:
- the LOC127136083 gene encoding uncharacterized protein LOC127136083 produces MSQHPSSSGSKSSQHAKTSSMEFVDEDVMNVTPLCMIPGDTTGTSSNAGDKQGNTSGNSSLPKDMYYTDRAIRRLVTRILSEGHKVEGVSTPLSRREPSPEEEPHADKDDDSSRSEKEVAAEGLCSLGKTLPSKKQNVPQENIIDLEEESTEGEDEPLVHLVKPSVAEKLRTKKGKSMAKMRAAKVKKTAGIGPSKPWSKVEVGKRKERDNSDSEEDVKDDRRVAIERELGQEAVEVKEVIELIKNAGLMKTVVTLPQCYEGLVKEFIVNIPEDIHDKNSREFCKLPIAFPSLMCGIILSQQPDILNTNDMPSRRKTPLSINYKLFEGSHINDVVMTSVRREPTSQGSLIDQLKDTYKELEKGMKVAKARKEALEALIYNLEKEELEKDGKA; encoded by the exons atgtctcaacatccatcatcatctggCTCCAAATCCTCCCAACATGCAAAGACTTCATCTATGGAATTTGTAGATGAAGATGTAATGAACGTCACTCCTCTGTGCATGATACCGGGCGACACCACAGGTACCTCCTCCAATGCTGGAGACAAGCAAGGTAATACCTCTGGTAACTCCTCTCTTCCTAAAGACATGTATTACACTGATCGCGCTATAAGGAGACTGGTTACTAGAATTCTGAGTGAAGGACATAAAGTTGAAGGGGTCTCTACCCCTTTGTCCAGAAGGGAACCCTCTCCTGAGGAAGAACCCcatgctgataaagatgatgattcatctagatcagaaaaagAGGTGGCTGCTGAAGGGCTttgctctctaggtaaaaccctacctagcaagaaacaAAATGTGCCTCAAGAAAATATTATTGATCTAGAGGAAGAAAGCACTGAAGGAGAGGATGAGCCTTTGGTTCATCTGGTTAAACCTAGCGTAGCTGAGAAACTGAGAACTAAGAAAGGGAAAAGTATGGCTAAAATGAGAGCTGCTAAAGTGAAAAAGACTGCAGGAATAGGACCCTCAAAACCCTGGAGCAAGGTTGAGGTtgggaaaagaaaagaaagagacAACTCTGACTCTGAGGAGGATGTtaaagacgat AGAAGAGTAGCCATTGAAAGAGAACTTGGACAAgaagctgtagaggtaaaggaGGTTATTGAGCTGATAAAAAATGCTGGACTCATGAAGACTGTGGTAACTCTACCCCAATGCTATGAGGGGTTGGTTaaagagtttattgttaatatccctgaggatattcaTGATAAGAACAGCAGGGAGTTTTGCAAG ttacctATTGCATTCCCTTCCCTTATGTGTGGCATTATCCTTAGCCAACAACCAGACATACTCAATACTAATGACATGCCAAGCAGGAGAAAAACCCCTCTATCCATTAATTATAAGCTATTTGAGGGAAGTCATATAAATGATGTTGTTATGACATCAGTCAGAAGAGAGCCTACATCTCAAGGAAGCCTAATTGATCAATTGAAAGATACCTACAAGGAATTGGAGAAGGGTATGAAGGTGGCaaaggcaagaaaagaagctttggaagctcTTATTTATAACCTGGAAAAAGAAGAGTTAGAAAAGGATGGAAAAGCATAA